The Salvia miltiorrhiza cultivar Shanhuang (shh) chromosome 1, IMPLAD_Smil_shh, whole genome shotgun sequence genome has a window encoding:
- the LOC131019228 gene encoding uncharacterized protein LOC131019228 isoform X2 — MFWKIIAVLLIAFLAWAYQALCPPPPRLCGSTGGPSVEGPRIRLRDGRHLAYMEHGVSKETANYKIILVHGFSSNKNEAHIARSALVEKLGIYLVSFDRPGYGESDPDPKRTMESTALDIEELGDQLELGPKFYVIGNSMGGQVVWGCLKYIPHRLAGAALIAPVINYWWPSFPAKLATEAYYEQSPQDQWALRVAHYSPSLVYWWNTQKWFPASSVAAGRPNLTAPDLQVLAKLHAKLVDRDYSTQQGVYESLHRDMRIGFGSWDFDPMNLDNPFLGREGSVHLWQGDTDGLVPVTLQRYIAKKLPWIHYHEMPNAGHLFAHADISATDAILNTLLVGDK; from the exons ATGTTTTGGAAAATTATAGCAGTGTTGTTGATCGCGTTTCTAGCATGGGCGTACCAAGCCTTGTGTCCTCCACCTCCTCGACTCTGTGGCTCTACCGGTGGCCCATCAGTCGAAGGGCCTAGAATCCGACTTAGAGATGGAAGACACTTAGCCTACATGGAGCATGGAGTCTCCAAAGAGACAGCTAACTATAAGATCATTCTGGTTCATGGCTTTAGCTCTAATAAAAACGAGGCTCATATAGCTAGATCG GCGTTGGTCGAGAAACTGGGGATATACTTGGTTTCTTTTGATAGACCGGGTTATGGAGAGAGTGATCCCGACCCAAAAAGGACGATGGAAAGCACTGCGTTGGACATAGAAGAGCTCGGAGATCAACTGGAACTCGGCCCCAAGTTTTACGTTATTGGGAATTCCATGGGAGGGCAAGTGGTTTGGGGATGCCTCAAGTACATTCCTCACAG GCTAGCAGGAGCGGCGCTGATAGCTCCCGTTATCAATTACTGGTGGCCGAGTTTTCCTGCAAAGCTAGCAACAGAAGCATACTATGAGCAGTCCCCCCAAGACCAGTGGGCGTTACGGGTGGCACACTACTCTCCCTCGCTGGTTTATTGGTGGAACACTCAGAAATGGTTTCCTGCCTCTAGTGTTGCTGCTGGAAGACCTAATCTCACTGCACCGGATCTCCAAGTTCTGGCAAAATTACACGCGAAACTGGTTGATAGG GATTATTCAACGCAACAGGGAGTGTATGAGTCACTTCACCGCGATATGAGGATTGGGTTTGGGAGTTGGGATTTTGATCCGATGAATCTTGACAATCCTTTCCTCGGCAGAGAAGGCTCCGTGCACTTGTGGCAGGGCGACACTGATGGCTTGGTGCCCGTCACTCTGCAGCGCTACATTGCAAAGAAGCTCCCTTGGATACATTACCATGAAATGCCAAATGCAGGGCATCTGTTTGCACATGCTGATATCTCTGCCACAGATGCTATCTTGAACACTCTTCTGGTAGGCGACAAGTGA
- the LOC131019290 gene encoding uncharacterized protein LOC131019290: MSWKMRVVLLMGLVAWGYRAFRPPAPRLCGTRGGPPLVGPRIKLRDGRHLSYKEHGVPKEAAKYKVILVHGFSSSKHEASITATEMVEKLGIYFVSFDRPGYGESDPNPKRTIQSLAFDIEELGDQLELGPKFYIIGTSMGGQAVWGCLKYIPHRLAGAALLAPVVNYWWPSFPRALARDAYALQPVQDQWALRVARYAPWLVYWWNTQKWFPGSSVAAGTQNLTVPDLEIVARMVASGVSHKAYATQQGVHESYHRDMMVGFGDRDLDPMKLENPFPHGEGSVHVWHGIEDGVVPVSLQRYIVQKLPWIQYHELPNAGHLFSCGETAIKDAIFTKLFIPHKMDH, encoded by the exons ATGTCTTGGAAAATGAGAGTGGTGTTGTTGATGGGTTTGGTGGCATGGGGTTACCGGGCATTCCGGCCTCCAGCGCCCCGCCTCTGTGGCACGAGGGGCGGGCCGCCCCTCGTAGGTCCTAGAATCAAACTTAGGGATGGAAGGCACCTATCATACAAGGAACATGGAGTCCCCAAAGAGGCAGCCAAATACAAGGTCATCTTGGTTCATGGCTTTAGCTCTAGCAAACACGAAGCCTCCATCACTGCAACG GAAATGGTGGAGAAACTAGGTATATACTTCGTGTCCTTCGATAGGCCCGGTTATGGAGAGAGCGACCCCAACCCAAAGAGGACCATACAGAGCTTAGCATTCGACATAGAAGAGCTCGGAGATCAGTTAGAACTCGGCCCCAAGTTTTACATCATCGGAACTTCCATGGGAGGGCAGGCCGTTTGGGGATGCCTCAAGTACATTCCTCACAG GCTAGCAGGAGCTGCATTGTTAGCTCCTGTTGTGAACTACTGGTGGCCTAGTTTTCCTCGGGCGTTGGCCAGAGACGCATACGCTCTCCAACCTGTTCAGGACCAATGGGCATTGCGTGTGGCACGCTATGCCCCGTGGCTCGTCTACTGGTGGAACACTCAGAAATGGTTCCCGGGCTCAAGCGTTGCTGCAGGGACACAAAACCTCACTGTGCCCGACCTTGAGATCGTTGCAAGAATGGTTGCATCGGGAGTGTCTCACAAGGCGTATGCAACGCAACAGGGGGTGCACGAGTCATACCACCGCGACATGATGGTTGGATTTGGGGATAGGGATTTGGATCCTATGAAGCTTGAGAATCCGTTCCCCCATGGAGAAGGATCTGTTCATGTGTGGCATGGGATTGAAGACGGCGTCGTGCCCGTCTCTCTTCAACGCTACATTGTCCAGAAGCTTCCATGGATACAATACCATGAACTGCCAAATGCTGGCCATCTCTTCTCATGTGGTGAAACTGCTATCAAAGATGCTATCTTCACCAAGCTTTTCATACCTCATAAAATGGATCACTGA
- the LOC131019149 gene encoding diphosphomevalonate decarboxylase 2 — translation MAAERGEKWVLSVTAQTPTNIAVIKYWGKRDEELILPINDSISVTLDPGHLCTTTSVAVSPAFTHDRIWLNGKEVSLSGGRFQNCLRELRSRATDFEDEKKGIKINKKDWEKLRVHIVSYNNFPTAAGLASSAAGLACLVFSLAKLMNVKEDHSKLSAIARQGSGSACRSLYGGFVKWIMGKEDNGSDSIAVQLADEKHWDDLVIIIAVVSSKQKETSSTSGMRDTVETSALIKHRAKEVVPKRIKEMEEAIAKRDFPSFARLACADSNQFHAVCLDTLPPIFYMNDTSHRIIGCVEKWNRHEGSPQVAYTFDAGPNAVLISKNRKTAALLLQRLLFHFPPQSDADLNSYVIGDKTILKDAGIEDLKDIEALAPPPEIKENASTQRCRGDVSYFICTRPGRGPVVLADESQSLINPETGLPK, via the exons ATGGCGGCGGAGCGCGGCGAGAAATGGGTTCTGAGTGTGACGGCGCAGACGCCGACGAACATAGCGGTGATTAAGTACTGGGGGAAGAGGGACGAGGAGCTGATTCTTCCGATCAACGACAGCATCAGCGTCACGCTCGACCCTGGCCACCTCTGCACCACCACCTCCGTCGCTGTCAGCCCCGCCTTCACCCATGATCGTATCTGGCTCAACGGAAAG GAGGTATCTCTTTCTGGAGGCAGATTCCAAAATTGCTTGAGAGAACTTCGCTCACGTGCCACTGATtttgaggatgagaagaagggTATCAAGATCAACAAAAAGGACTGGGAGAAGCTGCGAGTGCACATTGTTTCTTATAACAATTTCCCTACGGCTGCTGGTTTAGCATCGTCGGCTGCTGGTTTGGCATGCCTGG ttttttcccTGGCAAAGCTAATGAATGTGAAAGAAGATCACAGCAAACTGTCTGCTATTGCAAG GCAAGGCTCAGGAAGTGCTTGCCGCAGCTTGTATGGTGGATTTGTCAAGTGGATCATGGGAAAA GAGGATAATGGCAGTGACAGTATTGCTGTGCAACTTGCCGATGAAAAGCATTGGGATGACCTCGTTATTATTATTGCAGTG GTAAGTTCAAAACAGAAGGAAACTAGTAGTACATCCGGAATGCGTGACACGGTTGAAACCAGTGCTCTTATAAAACATAGAGCAAAG GAAGTAGTACCGAAGCGTATAAAAGAAATGGAAGAAGCTATAGCTAAGCGTGATTTTCCATCCTTTGCTCGTCTGGCTTGTGCCGATAGTAATCAGTTCCATGCAGTTTGCTTGGACACCCTGCCCCCCATATTCTACATGAATGACACGTCTCACAG GATTATCGGCTGTGTTGAGAAATGGAATCGTCATGAAGGATCACCTCAG GTGGCTTATACCTTTGATGCTGGGCCAAATGCAGTACTAATCTCAAAAAACAGAAAGACTGCAGCCCTTCTGCTTCAGAGGCTGCTCTTTCACTTCCCTCCTCAATCAGATGCTGATTTGAACAG CTATGTCATTGGTGACAAGACAATACTAAAAGATGCTGGCATTGAGGACTTGAAGGATATCGAAGCTTTGGCTCCACCTCCTGAAATTAAGGAGAATGCTTCAACCCAGAGATGTAGGGGAGACGTTAGCTACTTTATCTGCACAAGACCTGGAAGAGGTCCCGTTGTGCTAGCCGATGAAAGCCAGTCCCTTATTAACCCTGAAACTGGGCTGCCCAAGTAA
- the LOC131019228 gene encoding uncharacterized protein LOC131019228 isoform X1, producing the protein MKIQLMKLYFDFKKIAMFWKIIAVLLIAFLAWAYQALCPPPPRLCGSTGGPSVEGPRIRLRDGRHLAYMEHGVSKETANYKIILVHGFSSNKNEAHIARSALVEKLGIYLVSFDRPGYGESDPDPKRTMESTALDIEELGDQLELGPKFYVIGNSMGGQVVWGCLKYIPHRLAGAALIAPVINYWWPSFPAKLATEAYYEQSPQDQWALRVAHYSPSLVYWWNTQKWFPASSVAAGRPNLTAPDLQVLAKLHAKLVDRDYSTQQGVYESLHRDMRIGFGSWDFDPMNLDNPFLGREGSVHLWQGDTDGLVPVTLQRYIAKKLPWIHYHEMPNAGHLFAHADISATDAILNTLLVGDK; encoded by the exons ATGAAGATACAATTGATGAAGCTTTATTTTGATTTCAAGAAAATTG CTATGTTTTGGAAAATTATAGCAGTGTTGTTGATCGCGTTTCTAGCATGGGCGTACCAAGCCTTGTGTCCTCCACCTCCTCGACTCTGTGGCTCTACCGGTGGCCCATCAGTCGAAGGGCCTAGAATCCGACTTAGAGATGGAAGACACTTAGCCTACATGGAGCATGGAGTCTCCAAAGAGACAGCTAACTATAAGATCATTCTGGTTCATGGCTTTAGCTCTAATAAAAACGAGGCTCATATAGCTAGATCG GCGTTGGTCGAGAAACTGGGGATATACTTGGTTTCTTTTGATAGACCGGGTTATGGAGAGAGTGATCCCGACCCAAAAAGGACGATGGAAAGCACTGCGTTGGACATAGAAGAGCTCGGAGATCAACTGGAACTCGGCCCCAAGTTTTACGTTATTGGGAATTCCATGGGAGGGCAAGTGGTTTGGGGATGCCTCAAGTACATTCCTCACAG GCTAGCAGGAGCGGCGCTGATAGCTCCCGTTATCAATTACTGGTGGCCGAGTTTTCCTGCAAAGCTAGCAACAGAAGCATACTATGAGCAGTCCCCCCAAGACCAGTGGGCGTTACGGGTGGCACACTACTCTCCCTCGCTGGTTTATTGGTGGAACACTCAGAAATGGTTTCCTGCCTCTAGTGTTGCTGCTGGAAGACCTAATCTCACTGCACCGGATCTCCAAGTTCTGGCAAAATTACACGCGAAACTGGTTGATAGG GATTATTCAACGCAACAGGGAGTGTATGAGTCACTTCACCGCGATATGAGGATTGGGTTTGGGAGTTGGGATTTTGATCCGATGAATCTTGACAATCCTTTCCTCGGCAGAGAAGGCTCCGTGCACTTGTGGCAGGGCGACACTGATGGCTTGGTGCCCGTCACTCTGCAGCGCTACATTGCAAAGAAGCTCCCTTGGATACATTACCATGAAATGCCAAATGCAGGGCATCTGTTTGCACATGCTGATATCTCTGCCACAGATGCTATCTTGAACACTCTTCTGGTAGGCGACAAGTGA